GTCCAGTACTGTTGGGAAAAGGTGTGTTCTTTCCTTGCTTACCTTGCAAGGGAGGCTTATCATCCATAAAGATTACAGGGATGACTGTGCAGAGAGGTGTGGGACATAAATACTCATTATTGGCTGTCGTCGAAATGGGTCGTCCCTTCGAAGTAGAGGTCATCGTTGGTTCTGTACTTGATCTTGTCCAAAAACACAACGTTCCCGTCCCAAAATTGGAGTTCATTTATGTTTTTATTAAAGGTCCTTCAGAGAGAAATTATCAAGTGGCAGCAACAGAAGATTGGAAACAGCTCTTTTGGGGAATAGAAAGGGTCAAATGGTCGTGATGCATAGGATTCTTGGGTATGTCTGCTACTTTGTATGCCACTCTCGACGATATAGATGTATTGATACAGATAGGTTTTGTATCAAATGATACATATTTTCAATTTTAAGCAATATGACAAAGGATGCTTTTTACAATTGGGTCGACCTTTGTACCACCATTGGAAATTCCTTTGAGTTGTCGTTTCTCTTGACAGAGCAAGAGATTCGACTGAACTTTGTGCTGGCTCGAGTCTCTTCGCTTTACTATAGAACAGAGTATCGCAATCTTAGCgcaatcatcttcaatggcCGAGACGAAAAAGCAGTTTGCTATGCCGCCCGGCGTGGGAGCAGGGAAGCCTGAACACCCATTTGCTGTCACTGTAGAAGACCCTATCCCGGTGAGTGGTGCTGTAATGTTTGGTGATGTCCAATAAGACCTGACTTTACAAGAACGCTATTGTGCCAGACGGCTATGGTATAAAATATCACGCATATCATACAATGTGAGTAGTCTTCCCGAGTCTTCTCTTCGCAAAACGCtcacaatgtcaaaagtaCGGAAGGAGTGTTGTAGGTAGTTTTAGAATCGTTGCTGATATGCCAATGTTGACAATCTGTCGAGTTTGCCTGCTGGCACGGCATTACCTGGTGGTGCAGTCCTTCCTATGTCAAGCGTAGCGGATTTCCCAATGATCTTACCGATGGGAACCAAATTACCTGGTGGTGTTATGGTTCCAGTGAGTGTCAATCGTCAAATGAGAATGTTCGTTAACGTGTGCTTGACAACAGATTGTGATGGAGAAAGTATCAAAATCGGCACCTAATCCAGCCAAAGATCCACCAGGTCCAGTGTGCAACATTCAATAGAACAATAGTAAAAAGATCAATCGTactcctctccatctcaaaTATTATTGTCCGAACATTACCTGTTATGCATTGTTGTGTCAAAAACTGATTTAATCGTCATCCCAATGCCCCTGTTGCTTTGGAGGTGCAATTCCTGCCTGTTTTGCGACAATGATGCTGTCTACTCTGAGCACACTGATAGCCGCCTCTGTTGCCAACTTCAAAGCCCAATCCTTGGCCGCAAAAGGATCAAATACCCCTAGCTCTTTCGTAGATTTGATGCCCTCCTTCTCACTCTCGATGTCCACGCCAACATCGACTTTTCCGTCCGCGTGGGCTTTGTAAAGGGAGCTAACAACGTCTTCAGAATTCAGACCTGCGTTTTCCGCCAATGTCCGAGGAACAACCTCGCAGGCCTCAGCCCACCGCCTGATAGAGTGCTGGGCAAGACCGGCGGTCTTTCCGCCATATGCAGCAACACGACGAGCAAGTTCGATCTCACTAGCGCCGGCACCTGGGACAAGTCGGCCATCGCGAAGGAGAATACGGACAGTGTTGACACCGTCATCAAGAGAGCGTTCTAGGTCGTCGAGGTAGTTTGCAGTGGCACCACGAAGAACGATAGTGGCTGTTCGAGTCTTCTCGCCCTCTTCCTGACGAAGAACAGTGACTCTATCGCCACCGATTTCAACGGTTTCAAATACATCAACCATACCAGCTTCCTCAGGGGTGGGAGCGCCCAGACGGGCAAGAGGAGTAGCACCAACAACTCGACATAAGCGCCGTAAATCAAACTTGGAGAGTACTTTAATGACGGCAATGCCCATTCGATTGAGATAATGTAAAGCGAGATCGCCGATGCCAGAGCCAGCGACAACGAGTTTGACACCAGAGTCGGCAATCTCCTTGAAATACTAAAAGCAGCGTCAGAGGAGTTTTAGTATAGGGTTGAAATGAATGCTCACGCCTTCCAGCtgtttctcttctccacGAGAAAAGTTCAATAAATCCTCAGCCTTTTTGAGTAAAACAGTTCCCTTTGTCTCTGTCTGGGAAATGTCCAAACCACAAGTGTACACAGCAACTTTAGCTTTGACAGCCTTCTTGACAATGCCTACAAGAATCATTAGCACAGCGCTGAGTAAAGAGTGTTATCGATGATATTCACCTTCAGGCTCACGACCAAAAACCATTCCTCTAACGACTCTACTGGACTCCAAGCCACTTCCCAAGACCTTGACTACTCGTATCGAGTCAACATTGAAGTCTTTCGGATTTTTGGGCATCACAGCA
The Cryptococcus depauperatus CBS 7841 chromosome 1, complete sequence DNA segment above includes these coding regions:
- a CDS encoding T-complex protein 1, theta subunit; its protein translation is MALKVPRAGGPDLFKSGYKHMSGLEEAVLRNIAAVGELSEIVRTSFGPNGRNKLIINHLGRLFVTSDAATIIREIEVAHPAAKLLVMASTAQEGEMGDATNLVLIFAGELLKRSEHLLTMGLHPSDVIQGYEMALAKGREELETLVSSTVAASPLPTIEQLAKSVSASLASKQPGCEGILSKLVAEAALAVMPKNPKDFNVDSIRVVKVLGSGLESSRVVRGMVFGREPEGIVKKAVKAKVAVYTCGLDISQTETKGTVLLKKAEDLLNFSRGEEKQLEGYFKEIADSGVKLVVAGSGIGDLALHYLNRMGIAVIKVLSKFDLRRLCRVVGATPLARLGAPTPEEAGMVDVFETVEIGGDRVTVLRQEEGEKTRTATIVLRGATANYLDDLERSLDDGVNTVRILLRDGRLVPGAGASEIELARRVAAYGGKTAGLAQHSIRRWAEACEVVPRTLAENAGLNSEDVVSSLYKAHADGKVDVGVDIESEKEGIKSTKELGVFDPFAAKDWALKLATEAAISVLRVDSIIVAKQAGIAPPKQQGHWDDD